In the genome of Opitutia bacterium KCR 482, one region contains:
- a CDS encoding polysaccharide pyruvyl transferase family protein — MNVYILTLPIGTNYGEVMQAYALRKSIEQMGHNAITIRAVQNDTPFLLKIIHWFGVVRANLIYGKNLYHALPEERCKISYHNLETFIDKHIKTTNFIRIHNDPQKLSDLPADIFVVGSDQVWRPGRISWKTYDAYFLGFLKSDIKRISYAASFGHDNVKLPPYAKRKYAVLLKKFSFVSVREYSGVEICRREFGVDAKVVLDPTMLLPRTDYDEIADSYSSSASEKPYCFEYVLDKTQFKDSVVNAVSQNLKVPRLSILPKGNISDSSSKAEDCVLPPVEEWLNGIRNAKFVVTDSFHGTVFSILFHTPFCVLGNKRRGATRIKSILGMFGLESRFVDSAEQNVIESVVNAEIDWQKVDSILAEKREMSLTLLQNALG, encoded by the coding sequence ATGAACGTTTACATTTTAACTCTACCCATCGGAACCAATTACGGCGAAGTTATGCAGGCTTATGCTCTGCGTAAGTCTATAGAACAAATGGGGCATAATGCAATAACGATAAGGGCTGTTCAAAATGACACGCCATTTCTTTTGAAAATAATTCATTGGTTCGGAGTTGTTCGGGCAAATTTGATTTACGGGAAAAATTTATATCATGCGCTTCCGGAAGAACGATGCAAAATTTCATATCATAATTTGGAAACGTTTATTGATAAACACATAAAAACGACTAATTTTATACGAATACATAATGATCCGCAAAAGCTGTCTGACTTACCCGCCGATATTTTTGTAGTCGGAAGCGATCAAGTTTGGCGTCCGGGGCGTATATCGTGGAAAACGTATGATGCGTACTTTCTCGGATTTTTAAAATCCGACATAAAACGCATTTCCTATGCGGCGTCTTTCGGACATGATAATGTGAAGTTGCCTCCTTATGCCAAACGCAAATACGCAGTGCTGCTGAAAAAATTTTCTTTTGTCTCAGTTCGCGAATATTCCGGCGTCGAGATTTGCCGCCGCGAATTTGGGGTAGATGCAAAAGTGGTTCTTGACCCTACAATGCTTTTGCCGAGAACGGATTATGATGAAATTGCAGATTCGTATTCAAGCTCGGCGTCCGAAAAACCGTATTGCTTCGAATATGTTTTGGATAAAACGCAATTTAAGGATTCCGTTGTAAATGCGGTTTCGCAAAATTTGAAAGTGCCCCGCTTGTCCATTCTTCCAAAAGGGAATATATCGGATTCGTCATCAAAGGCGGAGGATTGCGTTTTGCCTCCTGTGGAAGAGTGGCTGAACGGTATCCGCAATGCAAAGTTTGTTGTCACAGATTCGTTCCATGGCACTGTTTTTTCCATACTTTTTCATACTCCGTTTTGCGTGTTGGGCAACAAGAGGCGCGGAGCAACAAGGATAAAATCGATTTTGGGAATGTTCGGCTTGGAATCGCGCTTTGTGGATTCCGCCGAACAAAATGTAATTGAAAGCGTCGTAAACGCCGAAATTGATTGGCAAAAGGTGGATTCTATCTTGGCTGAAAAACGGGAAATGTCGCTAACGTTGCTGCAAAACGCATTGGGGTAG
- a CDS encoding oligosaccharide flippase family protein: MSLNQVKAGAILNYAIIFLRIAVYLLYTPYMLRMLGKSEFGLYSLAVSIMAYLEILDFGFSDAIVRYTAKYRAQGDTEKQYRLFGMFFSIYIVLMLIVVAICAAIYFNLNLFFSESLTGGEIGELKIMMLIIMVNLAFAFPMSIFGGIITAYENFVFLKSVVIARTILNTLAIVAMLHLGYKAVAILLITTIFNVSVFTLNYFYCKRKIKIRLKFGKFDTDLLREIFIFSFWIFLNLIMDRIYWNSGPFILGIYASAAAIAVFALAIQFQNMYMQFSTAISSVFLPKITALVAVENDERKISDIFIKTGRIQFAVLAFIMSGFVCFGRNFIELWVGNSFDSVYYTALIFFSALTVPLIQNIGITILQARNQMKFRSLLYLCIATASVFLQAILTKHYGEIGCAWAIASALVVGQVIIMNIYYYRVQHLDIPAFWREIAKMSLCPIFIVCGTICIMSNFRIDSWTDLGAAIALFSCVYIPAFYFTSTNAYEKSLFCGIFEKLLKFVR, encoded by the coding sequence ATGAGCTTAAACCAAGTAAAAGCGGGAGCAATTCTAAACTATGCCATTATCTTTTTGCGCATAGCCGTTTATTTGCTCTACACGCCGTACATGTTGCGAATGCTCGGCAAAAGCGAGTTCGGTCTGTACTCGCTTGCGGTGTCAATCATGGCGTACCTCGAAATTCTCGACTTCGGGTTTTCCGACGCAATCGTGCGCTACACCGCAAAATATCGGGCGCAGGGCGACACCGAAAAGCAGTACAGACTCTTCGGCATGTTCTTTTCGATATACATCGTTTTAATGCTGATTGTGGTTGCGATTTGCGCGGCGATATACTTCAACCTGAATCTGTTTTTCTCGGAATCGCTGACGGGCGGGGAAATCGGCGAGCTGAAAATCATGATGCTCATCATAATGGTGAACCTCGCATTCGCGTTCCCGATGAGCATTTTCGGCGGAATCATAACAGCCTACGAAAATTTCGTGTTTTTGAAATCTGTTGTGATAGCGCGAACCATTTTGAACACGCTCGCGATTGTCGCAATGCTCCATTTGGGCTACAAGGCGGTTGCGATTCTGCTCATAACAACGATTTTCAACGTTTCGGTTTTCACACTGAATTACTTCTACTGCAAGCGTAAGATTAAAATCAGGCTGAAATTCGGCAAATTCGACACCGACTTACTGCGCGAAATCTTCATATTTTCGTTTTGGATATTCCTGAATTTGATAATGGACAGAATCTACTGGAATTCCGGCCCGTTCATTTTGGGAATATACGCAAGCGCCGCGGCGATAGCGGTCTTTGCTCTGGCAATCCAATTCCAGAACATGTACATGCAATTTTCGACGGCGATTTCGTCGGTTTTCCTTCCGAAAATCACGGCGCTCGTCGCGGTGGAAAACGACGAAAGAAAAATCTCGGACATTTTTATAAAAACGGGGCGCATACAGTTTGCGGTGCTCGCGTTCATAATGTCGGGCTTCGTCTGCTTCGGGCGGAATTTTATTGAGCTGTGGGTGGGAAACAGCTTCGATTCGGTTTACTACACGGCGCTGATATTCTTCTCCGCGCTGACGGTGCCACTCATACAAAATATCGGAATCACAATATTGCAGGCGCGAAACCAGATGAAATTCCGCTCGCTACTGTACCTTTGCATAGCAACGGCAAGCGTGTTTTTGCAGGCAATACTCACAAAGCACTACGGGGAAATCGGCTGCGCGTGGGCGATAGCCTCGGCGCTCGTCGTCGGGCAGGTTATAATCATGAACATATATTATTACAGGGTACAACATTTGGACATTCCCGCGTTTTGGAGGGAAATCGCAAAAATGTCGCTCTGCCCGATTTTTATTGTTTGCGGCACAATCTGTATTATGTCCAATTTTCGAATAGACTCGTGGACAGACTTGGGGGCGGCAATCGCGCTGTTCTCGTGCGTCTACATTCCCGCGTTCTATTTCACGAGCACCAACGCCTACGAGAAGTCGCTATTTTGCGGTATTTTTGAAAAACTGCTAAAATTTGTCCGCTAA